The region TGTATCTAACAATTCCTCCTTTGTTTGCCTACGAAggtattaataaataaattgtgAATTATTTTTGTCAAACAAACTTCGAATATTACTATGTTCTCCAAGACATAACTTCCATGATGATATTGTATTTTCTTATGATATTAATTGATAATATTTCTATTGTTTGGAAAAATTAGTTTAGGCTAAAGTTTCTGAGGAATTAAATCCACTTAGTTTTACTTAATTAACCTAACCAGGCCTTTGGAACCAACAAGCTTTGCCTCCTCACCCTAACTGGGATTTGGATGTGATATCATGTGATCATCAACAATAAACAGATAAACGTTTACATATTTAACAGAAAATGGATAAACTAATTACTCACTACATCATTTTTGTTTGACGCTTATCAGGGCTCATGTTAAAACATGTGAGCTTCTAAGTGCTATTTTATTATTGCAACAAATCTGTTTTGGCATTTTCAATTTTGTTGTATTTTCTCCCACATATTTGTTCaaaaaagaaagtagaataAAATGAAGATAAACATGATAAAGTATGAGAACGATAATATTGGTTGATCACTAGAGACCACTAAAATAACAATAGTCATTAACAcgcaaaaaagaaatataaaaggATTAATACTATTTTCAAAACAGACTTAATTATTCAATATAGGGTAAATGGAGGTAAAATCTCATGTCGTCCCCCTCACATTACATGTGTATACTTTTTAATATTCAATAAATTGGTAGTGATCTAGCCAACCCTCGCCATGCAGATaactttctcaaaaaaaaaaaaaaaaaaaaaaaacaacaacaaacttGATAGTACGTAAGATAAGGTTTGATCTTCCTTATCtatactttttttgtttttttgttttttggagaTACTAAAGACTAATTAATATGGAAACACAAACGCCTgccatttaattaattaatttattttgaataaaaCATTCAACCTAAACCAAATCAAAGCCCAATATTTTTCCTACGGGCATCTTAAAGCGACACACAGGACAAACATGATTTCTCTGAAGCCATTGAACAATACAACCTCCATGATAAAGGTGCTTGCAAGGCATGCGAGTAACTTCAACAACGCCATCTAAAAACAACTTATCAAAACATATTATACAAGTTTCACCAAAACTCTTTTCACTATTCATTGTCTCCACTTTCACCTTCTCCAGTGCTTTAACGGCATCCCTCGATGCGGGAATTACAGGCACAAACACACGATTTTCTTCCAAGGTCAGTAAACTCGTCGCGACTTGCTCTATCAACTCAATCTCATCCTCATCAGCTTCCTCATGATAATCTTGATAAGGTTTTGAAATTATCTGAGGAACACGATGGATTATGTCGACGACGATTGGGATTCTCCTAGGTTTTTCATATTCTTGAAGAATCAACGAGGCCTTATTTATGATGTCTCGAACCATGTCTAGTTGATACCATAGAGGAACATGTAAATGTTCAAGCATTTGACTAAACTTATTGAACCATGTGTCTTGTTCCTCTATGTCGCAACATAACTGTTTGACAATATGATGGTTGAAATATGTGCGGTTAAAGAACCGCCAACTAATACCATCCTCCATGAGGTAGTAATTAAGGTATAATTTTCGAACTCTGCATAGAACATAAAATTTTTCCTTTGGTAAATTTGGGAGGTCATTCTTGAGCAGATCCTTCTGATGCTCGATTGTCCAACAATAACGGTTCCAATGCATCGTATTGATGAACTCTCTCGCCATATGATGTTTCAAACAGACTGAGAAGGACTGGACTTAGTGAATTTATGGGTGACAGGAAGCAAAGAGTGAGAATTTAGATGAAAGACATATGTGAagactatgtatatatgtgaagactatatatacacacacatacacagaGACagatttggaaatttgaaaaccTATATACTATAACTCAAATTATGATTGataagggaaaaaagaaaattacattAATTTTCCTAATTTGTGGCTCATTATAGATTGATAGTGTAAGTGGTAAagtattaaaaaggaaaaagtgttATCTGTGTAGATATAgacaaaatttcaatattttaccttgaagttGTTTTTGTAAGGAGTAAACAAATCCAAATAGGTAAAATCTTTTTAAGAAACTCAATAAATTTTTAACTCAAAATGATCCCTTAACTTTAGGAGTATACATGCCAATTTTTATCCTCAAATATCGCACTTAGTTTTCTTACGTCATCATTATGTGTGTTACACGTTACTAAGTCTGTTAACTGATAATGGAAAAGGTCCAGATATGTCCCTCGACTATACGAAATTACACGGATATGCCCGTCGTTAAAAGTTGGGTGCACACATGCCTGTAACGTTACGTTTTGCGTCATCCATGCCCTTGAGTTAACGGAAACCTGACAAAAATATTGGAGGGCAAATTTGTGCAGTTCCGCATAGTATAGGGGCATATTTGATCCACTGAAATTCCTAAATATTATGACACAAAAGCAACAATATGGCACGAAATATCACTGCattccaaaacataaaaaacattTGCAATTAAGATCCATACATCCACCATTACATTACATCTAAATTAAATAACTAAAAGATCAAATGCAATTACAACCATattttaaagattgttttcacAAACAAGAGCACCATTTTACCTTTTCAAAAGATTTgttttactaatgataataactttttttttttttgtcaatttatTGATGACTTGGATAATTCTTTCTAGATATTTTTCGTCTTCCCAGTCCCAATATCTACACGATAATTCATGCAACAACATATTGCACCAATAgttcttagtttttttttttttttttttttttgtaatgcactttatgtgttacacctcgcatttttacACGTTGAGTTTCACCGAGTGCTAGTTGTCCTAGTCTTGGGAAGTAGGACAAATTTTTCGAGGTCATGAGGATAGATATGTCCATCTTGGGTATATAAGGGagtaaaaccatgtttagtaagtCTCGGAAAGGTTTAAGGCTTGTCGGATCATCGGAGTTTAGTTTCGGCAAAAGTTTGGCAAAGTGTCACATTATGACGCAACGTGCTAGTAGCAAAGCACGCTTTGCGGGACGCAGTTGAGTAGCAAAGTGTGACAGTGAAATTTGGTGATGTTGCGAGGTCTACGACACAACATGCGGCTAGCAAAGCTCGCAGCATGTTGTGTCGGTCCAGAATTTTTCGGACCACTATAAATAGACAAAATTCGACCCTAAATcatattttcaccatttttggacctagaaatctctagaaactctctcaacaagttgtcacgccccgaaccatggcctgggcgtaacacggcactcgggccttgcttgcgtgtgtcgagcgaacctcatggcttgcttgtcaacatgggcatcaaaacaatatatctatatgatgcaatttaaatgaatcatgaaaatataatttgcggaataagtcttgaaattatctcatagcgtgaaaattcatgaaaacgtaatagtacGCAACATGAAAGCATAGCGACTCGCGAACTAAtgctgtctatgaaacctctagaGCATGTCGAATACTAACTACCCGAGGACATGGCCACGGACTACCATAAAAGTGCATACTAAATATATAGACTCCATGTGGAACCGACGAGaggtggggctcaccaataagggCGATGCGGGTGATCCTCTTGCGCGAGCGTATCTTTCACGAAAATCGGTATACCGCACCGTGAAGTGCGGAGCCCcgagcaaaagggacgttagtacatggtgaatagtaatAGTATGTAAAACCCTTTGAAacgaagaacatggcacaacgtaggtataggacatgagCGAAGCgcatgtaacttgaacatgagcatgaaacgtgagtaaNNNNNNNNNNNNNNNNNNNNNNNNNNNNNNNNNNNNNNNNNNNNNNNNNNNNNNNNNNNNNNNNNNNNNNNNNNNNNNNNNNNNNNNNNNNNNNNNNNNNGTGATTGAAGGTAAGATTATCACTCCATCTTCATGTTTATAGTATTATTTGGCATTTAATTTACATAACTTATGGGAAGGAGAAATTGTGAAAGTAAGGTTTAAGTTGTGCTAGAACTTGTTCCTAGTTATGCGAATTGTTCTAGACTTGGTATGGTTGTGATGTTGTTGGCCTGGGTGGTGTAATTAAAGTTGTAATATGAggttgttggattgttaagTGGGTTGTGAACATGGAAAAGGAAATAGCATAAGATTGAGGAAAACAAGCTATATGAATCTCATGCACATAAAATGTTCGACAAAATGTCTAAATGAGTTCTCATATAAGTTATGAACCCATAGTTGATACGGATATTTCGTTTAATGTAGATAATCATTCATAGAGCGTACGAGGACTCGTGGGATCCGTATACTAAGGAGACGagatatgtaaggctagccccgtcttttctaaggcatgactcctatgacATTATTTCCCCTATCCTTCCATGaatttcttacattccga is a window of Lycium ferocissimum isolate CSIRO_LF1 chromosome 12, AGI_CSIRO_Lferr_CH_V1, whole genome shotgun sequence DNA encoding:
- the LOC132039180 gene encoding uncharacterized protein LOC132039180, with amino-acid sequence MHWNRYCWTIEHQKDLLKNDLPNLPKEKFYVLCRVRKLYLNYYLMEDGISWRFFNRTYFNHHIVKQLCCDIEEQDTWFNKFSQMLEHLHVPLWYQLDMVRDIINKASLILQEYEKPRRIPIVVDIIHRVPQIISKPYQDYHEEADEDEIELIEQVATSLLTLEENRVFVPVIPASRDAVKALEKVKVETMNSEKSFGETCIICFDKLFLDGVVEVTRMPCKHLYHGGCIVQWLQRNHVCPVCRFKMPVGKILGFDLV